The following proteins are encoded in a genomic region of Mycobacterium kiyosense:
- a CDS encoding peptidase: MSTITDGMVIPEAPDLPRLRRETGARLRAAMADRGVDALVLLGNNAVVYATGTSWPLGDAGLSYVERPVAVVLADDESPHLFLPFREGAAQESDLPADHRHGPVYLEFDEGVADFAGKLAELIPAGSTVAVDEFTGAMSRARNLLFPNGTPVDAAAVISAAKAVKTPDELACIRTAVRITDQAMVEVQQALAPGIRQVDLSGRFLRRAFELGAMASMLEPIWQVMPNSRAEGVWTTHGDLALPLLSTERELCRGDVLWTDVSITYQGYCSDFGRTWIVGQDPSPRQQAQFDKWRQIMDAVLGVARAGATAADLGRAATAANGGVRPWLPHFYLGHGIGVNAAEMPMIGTDLGDEFDENFVLQPGMVLVLEPVVWEDGTGGYRSEEVLVITEEGSMKLTDYPYDPYVD; this comes from the coding sequence ATGAGCACAATCACCGACGGAATGGTCATCCCGGAGGCTCCCGACCTGCCCCGGCTGCGCCGCGAGACCGGCGCGCGACTGCGGGCGGCGATGGCCGACCGCGGAGTCGATGCTCTGGTGCTGCTGGGCAACAACGCCGTCGTCTACGCGACCGGAACAAGTTGGCCGCTCGGTGACGCCGGACTGTCCTACGTCGAACGTCCGGTCGCCGTGGTGCTCGCCGACGACGAGTCGCCGCACCTGTTCCTGCCGTTCCGGGAAGGCGCCGCGCAGGAGTCGGACCTTCCGGCCGACCATCGGCACGGGCCGGTCTATCTCGAATTCGACGAGGGGGTAGCCGATTTCGCCGGTAAGCTGGCCGAGCTCATCCCGGCTGGGTCGACCGTCGCGGTCGACGAATTCACCGGCGCCATGTCTCGGGCGCGCAACCTGTTGTTTCCCAACGGAACACCGGTAGACGCCGCGGCGGTGATCAGCGCCGCCAAGGCGGTCAAGACGCCGGACGAACTGGCCTGCATCCGCACCGCCGTCCGGATCACCGACCAGGCCATGGTCGAGGTGCAGCAGGCGCTGGCGCCCGGAATCCGCCAGGTCGACCTGTCCGGACGCTTTCTGCGCCGCGCGTTCGAACTCGGCGCAATGGCCAGCATGCTGGAACCGATCTGGCAGGTGATGCCGAACAGCAGGGCAGAGGGCGTGTGGACCACCCACGGCGACCTGGCCCTGCCGTTGCTGAGCACCGAGCGCGAGCTGTGCCGCGGCGACGTGCTGTGGACCGATGTCAGCATCACCTACCAGGGCTACTGCTCGGACTTCGGGCGGACCTGGATCGTCGGACAGGACCCCTCGCCGCGCCAGCAGGCGCAATTCGACAAGTGGCGACAGATCATGGACGCCGTACTGGGCGTCGCGCGCGCCGGGGCCACCGCGGCCGACCTGGGCCGGGCCGCCACGGCGGCCAATGGCGGTGTGCGGCCATGGCTTCCGCACTTCTACCTCGGTCACGGCATCGGCGTCAACGCCGCCGAGATGCCGATGATCGGAACCGATCTCGGCGACGAGTTCGACGAGAACTTCGTGCTGCAACCGGGCATGGTGCTGGTGCTCGAGCCGGTGGTCTGGGAAGACGGCACCGGCGGCTACCGCAGCGAGGAAGTCCTGGTGATCACCGAGGAAGGCTCGATGAAATTGACCGACTACCCATACGACCCCTATGTCGACTGA
- a CDS encoding peptidase M24, with the protein MSTEVLADDTALRCGRRERALAQMAEHDLDVLVLGRQANIRYITGAPQLWVAGTRPFGPSCVLVRATGAIHLLSTWDEGVPEDIPHENLYGISWNPVNTIAALQRIEGAATARRVGTDALSPGFAQLLPTAFPGAELVDGEPAMRAARRVKTGDEIRALRESIGVAEIALAAAVSELRPGVDEKTLAGVLLEALAAGGVSTPSNQDVAWVTSREHPWRRAAGDGRIQTGDLVALSSGVVAGGYVGEVGRTWPVGSVPGAAAVFGRWERLWDKLIAACQPGAPAAGLLGAYQAAGEPLPVMPVARGLGMGFDPPVVSAALPDTAATERLDPGMVLAVTGYVWEPGVGAVFGREAVLVTPDGPEVLTNSPFWRG; encoded by the coding sequence ATGTCGACTGAGGTTCTCGCCGACGACACGGCACTGCGGTGCGGTCGTCGGGAACGCGCGCTGGCCCAGATGGCCGAGCACGACCTGGATGTGCTGGTGTTGGGCCGGCAGGCCAACATCCGCTACATCACCGGTGCGCCGCAACTCTGGGTGGCCGGCACCCGGCCGTTCGGCCCGAGCTGCGTGCTGGTGCGGGCCACCGGCGCCATCCATCTGCTCAGCACCTGGGATGAGGGTGTGCCCGAGGACATCCCGCACGAGAACCTGTACGGCATCTCATGGAACCCGGTGAACACCATCGCGGCCCTGCAGCGCATCGAGGGCGCCGCCACCGCCCGCCGGGTCGGAACCGATGCGCTGTCACCGGGTTTCGCGCAACTGCTACCGACCGCGTTCCCCGGCGCCGAGCTGGTGGACGGCGAGCCGGCGATGCGGGCCGCGCGGCGGGTCAAGACCGGCGACGAGATCCGCGCGCTGCGCGAGTCGATCGGCGTCGCCGAGATAGCCTTGGCCGCAGCAGTTTCCGAATTGCGCCCCGGGGTGGACGAGAAGACCCTCGCCGGTGTGCTGCTCGAGGCGCTGGCCGCCGGCGGCGTGAGCACGCCGTCGAACCAGGATGTCGCGTGGGTGACTTCGCGGGAGCATCCCTGGCGGCGCGCTGCAGGCGACGGTCGTATCCAGACCGGTGACCTGGTGGCGCTGTCGTCGGGAGTGGTGGCCGGCGGTTACGTGGGCGAGGTCGGCCGAACCTGGCCGGTCGGTTCCGTGCCTGGTGCGGCAGCCGTCTTCGGCCGCTGGGAACGGCTGTGGGACAAGCTGATTGCAGCTTGCCAGCCCGGCGCGCCGGCCGCGGGCCTGCTGGGCGCCTACCAGGCCGCCGGGGAACCGTTGCCGGTGATGCCGGTGGCCCGCGGCCTCGGTATGGGTTTCGACCCGCCCGTGGTCTCGGCAGCGCTGCCGGACACGGCGGCAACCGAGCGGTTGGACCCCGGCATGGTGTTGGCCGTCACCGGTTATGTCTGGGAACCCGGAGTCGGGGCGGTGTTCGGGCGCGAAGCCGTGCTGGTCACACCCGACGGGCCGGAAGTCCTGACGAACAGCCCGTTCTGGCGCGGCTGA
- a CDS encoding ferredoxin — MKVTVNQDICASSGNCVMNAPEVFDQRDEDGVVVLLNPNPPADQAEATRKAAAFCPALAIQIEE; from the coding sequence ATGAAAGTCACTGTCAATCAAGACATCTGCGCTTCCTCGGGCAATTGCGTGATGAACGCCCCAGAGGTGTTCGACCAGCGTGACGAGGACGGCGTCGTCGTCCTGCTCAACCCGAACCCGCCCGCCGACCAGGCCGAGGCGACCCGTAAAGCCGCCGCATTCTGCCCGGCGCTGGCAATCCAGATCGAGGAGTGA
- a CDS encoding CoA transferase, giving the protein MADSPLTGFTVIDLSTGIAGAYCTKLLADGGADVVKVESPEGDPLRLWSASGARNEPGTDGALFSFLAGSKHSVVADPADGADLELVEALLAGADAVVWSGGSKVAEHQSFTPEHISGRYAHLVVTAITPFGRQGPWSQRAATEFTLQAWSGGIVGLGRGVADRAPVFVGGQIGEYLAGAYASAATLAAHHQRRGRLIDLSMLETQILGLTYYPVSYYEMLGRPWRDARRPTVPGVAAAQDGLVDLGCGTAQQWFDLCAMVGHPEWIDENSPLSITEQANVHADEIYAWVRSHRVDDIRELATAFRIPNAPVANGGNAATLDHFVARGSFLRNPRDGFTQPGHPYRMSPAQLRPPGAAPRLGEHTVQYRGLKPSRKAPTEPENGLPLSGLRVLDMTTFWAGPSCTHFLAMLGAEVIHVESTRRPDGTRLIAGIPATEELWWEKSPIFAALNTNKKGLTLDLQSPRGRDVLRRLVATCDVVAENFTPRVLDQIGLDFAAVQALRPDAVLMRMPGFGLDGPWRDNPAFAYVIESASGVSWLTGYPDRTPFEPYSVGDPNAGIHSVNAVLLALEHRRNTGQGVLVEAAMVDAALNVAAEQVIEYSAYGSLLERAGNRGPTAAPQNLYRTNEIDEFGRLDSWVAIAVATDEQWCALVAALGSPSWAADPVLGTTAGRRAQHDRIDEQLAAWCAQRTGDQVVAALWDNGVPVAKVMQPHRQTELAQLAARNFFELVDHPVNGPARLSTVPMRLSDGPERFHAQPAPLLGQHNRELLTELGLDDREIAELEADGVIGQAPG; this is encoded by the coding sequence GTGGCCGATTCGCCGTTGACCGGTTTCACGGTGATCGACCTCTCCACTGGGATCGCCGGTGCCTACTGCACCAAGCTGCTCGCCGACGGCGGTGCGGACGTCGTGAAAGTTGAATCGCCGGAAGGTGATCCGCTTCGGTTGTGGTCGGCGTCCGGCGCTCGGAACGAACCGGGCACCGACGGTGCTCTGTTCAGCTTTCTGGCCGGTTCGAAACACAGTGTCGTGGCCGATCCGGCGGACGGTGCCGATCTCGAACTGGTCGAGGCGCTGCTGGCCGGCGCCGACGCGGTGGTCTGGTCGGGTGGCTCGAAAGTGGCCGAGCATCAATCGTTCACCCCGGAGCATATTTCGGGCCGGTACGCACACCTCGTCGTCACGGCGATTACGCCGTTCGGCCGACAGGGTCCGTGGTCGCAGCGCGCGGCGACCGAATTCACCCTACAGGCCTGGTCCGGCGGCATCGTCGGGTTGGGTCGCGGGGTGGCCGACCGGGCCCCGGTGTTCGTCGGTGGACAAATCGGTGAGTACCTGGCCGGTGCCTACGCCAGCGCGGCCACCTTGGCGGCGCACCACCAACGTCGTGGCCGGCTGATCGACCTGTCCATGCTGGAGACCCAGATCCTGGGCCTCACTTACTATCCGGTGAGCTATTACGAGATGCTCGGCCGGCCGTGGCGCGACGCCCGGCGTCCGACCGTGCCGGGGGTCGCTGCCGCACAGGACGGATTGGTGGACCTCGGCTGCGGCACCGCACAGCAATGGTTCGATCTGTGTGCGATGGTCGGGCACCCGGAGTGGATCGACGAGAACTCGCCGTTGTCGATCACCGAGCAGGCCAACGTGCACGCCGACGAGATCTACGCGTGGGTGCGCAGTCACCGCGTCGACGACATCCGAGAACTCGCGACCGCCTTCCGGATTCCCAACGCCCCGGTTGCCAACGGCGGCAACGCTGCGACGCTGGACCATTTCGTGGCGCGTGGAAGCTTCCTGCGCAATCCACGCGACGGATTCACCCAGCCCGGGCATCCCTATCGAATGTCGCCGGCGCAACTTCGACCACCCGGTGCGGCGCCCCGACTCGGTGAGCACACGGTGCAATACCGGGGTCTGAAGCCGTCCCGGAAGGCGCCGACCGAGCCCGAGAACGGATTGCCGCTGAGCGGGCTTCGGGTGCTGGACATGACCACTTTCTGGGCAGGGCCGTCCTGCACGCACTTCCTGGCGATGCTCGGGGCTGAGGTGATTCACGTCGAATCCACCCGCCGGCCCGACGGCACCAGGTTGATCGCCGGCATACCGGCCACCGAAGAACTCTGGTGGGAGAAGTCGCCGATCTTCGCGGCGCTGAACACCAACAAAAAGGGACTGACCCTCGACCTGCAGAGTCCGCGCGGCCGGGACGTGCTGCGCCGGCTGGTCGCCACCTGCGACGTGGTCGCGGAGAACTTCACACCCCGGGTGCTGGATCAGATCGGCTTGGATTTTGCTGCGGTCCAAGCACTTCGGCCGGACGCGGTGTTGATGCGGATGCCCGGCTTCGGGCTCGACGGACCGTGGCGGGACAACCCGGCCTTCGCCTACGTCATCGAGTCGGCGTCGGGGGTGAGCTGGCTGACCGGCTACCCGGACCGCACGCCGTTCGAGCCGTACTCGGTCGGCGACCCCAACGCCGGCATCCACTCCGTCAACGCGGTACTGCTGGCACTGGAACACCGCCGCAACACCGGGCAGGGCGTGCTGGTGGAAGCGGCGATGGTGGACGCGGCGCTCAATGTCGCAGCCGAGCAGGTCATCGAATACTCCGCCTACGGCAGCCTGCTGGAACGCGCCGGAAACCGCGGGCCCACCGCGGCACCGCAGAACCTGTACCGCACCAACGAGATCGACGAGTTCGGTCGCCTCGACAGCTGGGTCGCGATCGCGGTTGCCACCGACGAGCAGTGGTGTGCACTGGTCGCCGCGCTCGGATCACCCTCGTGGGCAGCGGATCCGGTGCTGGGCACCACCGCGGGACGCCGGGCGCAGCACGACCGGATCGACGAGCAGCTCGCCGCGTGGTGCGCGCAGCGGACCGGCGACCAGGTAGTTGCCGCGTTGTGGGACAACGGCGTACCGGTGGCCAAAGTGATGCAGCCACATCGGCAGACCGAACTGGCTCAGCTGGCGGCACGCAATTTCTTCGAGCTCGTCGACCACCCGGTCAACGGCCCGGCTAGACTCAGCACCGTGCCGATGCGGCTATCCGACGGACCCGAGCGATTCCACGCACAGCCCGCACCACTGCTGGGCCAACACAACCGGGAGTTGCTGACCGAGCTGGGCCTCGACGACCGAGAGATCGCCGAGCTGGAAGCCGACGGCGTCATCGGTCAGGCACCCGGATGA
- a CDS encoding TetR family transcriptional regulator gives MRSDRASSTQEAILVAAERLFAEHGVFAVSNRQVSEAAGQGNNAAVGYHFGTKADLVRAIEQKHRGPVEQLREQMVAALPDPAGMRDWVACLVCPLTEHLEELGNPTWYARFAAQAMTDPAYHNIVVKDALSSSSLVQVIDGINSCLPDLPVAVRFERNIMARNLLMHTCADLERALAEGTSLPRPSWRAAATGLIDAIVGLWLAPVTPVTEEPKR, from the coding sequence GTGCGCAGCGACCGGGCCAGCTCCACCCAAGAGGCGATCCTGGTCGCCGCCGAGCGACTGTTCGCCGAACACGGCGTATTCGCGGTGTCCAACCGGCAGGTCAGCGAGGCCGCCGGGCAGGGCAACAACGCCGCCGTGGGTTACCACTTCGGCACCAAGGCGGATCTGGTGCGTGCCATCGAGCAGAAGCATCGCGGACCGGTTGAGCAACTGCGCGAGCAGATGGTGGCCGCCCTGCCCGACCCCGCCGGGATGCGGGACTGGGTTGCCTGCCTGGTCTGTCCGCTCACCGAGCACCTCGAGGAACTGGGCAACCCGACGTGGTACGCCCGATTCGCCGCGCAAGCCATGACCGACCCGGCCTACCACAACATCGTCGTCAAAGACGCGCTGAGTTCGTCGTCGCTGGTTCAGGTGATCGACGGGATCAACAGCTGCCTGCCCGACCTGCCGGTCGCGGTCCGGTTCGAGCGAAACATCATGGCGCGCAACCTGTTGATGCACACCTGCGCGGACCTCGAACGTGCCCTCGCTGAGGGCACTTCGTTGCCACGACCGTCCTGGCGGGCCGCCGCCACCGGCCTCATCGACGCGATCGTGGGCTTGTGGCTGGCACCCGTGACTCCGGTAACTGAAGAGCCGAAGAGATGA
- a CDS encoding oxidoreductase, which yields MIAPSDILLTDRVAVVTGGGAGIGRGVAAGLAAFGAKVAIWERNPQSCQDAAQSIGALGIPTDVRDSSQVDAALQRTSCELGTPTILVNNAGGTFSSPLLETSENGWDALYRANLRHVLLCTQRVARQLVAAGLPGSIMAVTSIEGVRAAPGYAAYAAAKAGVVNYTKTAALELAPHGIRVNAIAPDITMTEGLAQLGGETAAAAAGAVVPWGRAGNVDEIASTAVFLASDMSTYITGQTIHVDGGTHAAGGWFRDRETGVYRLGPG from the coding sequence ATGATCGCCCCCTCCGACATTCTGCTCACCGACCGTGTCGCGGTGGTCACCGGCGGGGGAGCGGGCATCGGTCGCGGCGTGGCCGCAGGTCTGGCGGCATTCGGTGCGAAAGTGGCTATCTGGGAACGTAACCCGCAAAGCTGCCAAGACGCCGCCCAGTCCATCGGCGCACTGGGAATCCCCACCGACGTGCGAGACAGCAGCCAGGTCGACGCGGCGCTGCAGCGCACCAGCTGCGAACTGGGCACACCGACGATCCTGGTCAACAACGCCGGCGGGACATTCTCCTCACCCCTGCTGGAGACCAGCGAAAACGGTTGGGACGCACTGTATCGCGCCAATCTGCGACACGTGCTGCTGTGTACCCAACGGGTGGCGCGGCAGTTGGTTGCGGCCGGACTGCCCGGCAGCATCATGGCGGTGACCTCCATCGAGGGGGTGCGGGCCGCGCCGGGCTATGCGGCCTATGCCGCCGCGAAAGCCGGTGTGGTTAACTACACCAAGACCGCGGCATTGGAGTTGGCTCCGCACGGCATCCGGGTCAATGCGATCGCTCCCGACATCACCATGACCGAAGGTCTGGCGCAACTCGGCGGGGAGACCGCTGCCGCCGCGGCGGGTGCCGTCGTGCCCTGGGGCCGCGCCGGAAATGTCGACGAAATCGCCAGCACCGCAGTCTTTCTCGCCTCGGACATGTCGACCTACATCACCGGGCAGACCATTCACGTCGACGGCGGTACGCACGCTGCAGGTGGCTGGTTCCGCGATCGTGAGACCGGCGTGTACCGGTTGGGACCCGGTTAG
- a CDS encoding cytochrome P450: MSDTLTDHTTDTNIPEYPMARAAGCPFAPPPDVMALAAARPLSRVRIWDGSTPWLITGYEQCRELFSDSRVSVDDRVPGFPHWNAGMLSTVHKRPRSVFTSDGEEHTRFRRMLSKPFTFRRVEALRPVIQQITDDHIDAMLAGPQPADIVTAIALPVPSLVISQLLGVPYEDAEMFQHHANVGLARYATGEDTVKGAMSLHKYLCQLVEAKMDNPAEDAVSDLAERVKAGELSVKEAAQLGTGLLIAGHETTANMLGLGVLALLRNPDQLPAIRDAEDPKIVANAVEELLRYLSIIQNGQRRVAVEDIPIAGEVIRAGEGIIIDLAPANWDAHAFTDPDRLYLHRSNADRNVAFGYGRHQCVGQQLARAEMQIVFRTLFQRVPTLELAVPLDDIPFKDDRLAYGVYELPVTW, encoded by the coding sequence TTGTCCGACACGCTCACCGACCACACGACCGACACCAATATCCCCGAGTACCCGATGGCGCGGGCCGCGGGTTGCCCGTTCGCGCCGCCGCCGGACGTCATGGCGCTGGCCGCAGCCAGACCACTGTCCCGAGTACGGATCTGGGACGGCAGCACGCCCTGGCTGATCACCGGCTACGAGCAGTGCCGCGAGCTGTTCTCGGATTCACGGGTCAGCGTGGACGACCGGGTGCCGGGCTTCCCGCACTGGAACGCCGGCATGTTGTCGACGGTGCACAAACGACCCCGTTCGGTGTTCACCTCCGATGGCGAGGAGCACACCCGCTTCCGCCGAATGTTGTCCAAGCCGTTCACCTTTCGGCGGGTAGAAGCGCTACGTCCGGTCATCCAGCAGATCACCGACGATCACATCGACGCGATGCTGGCCGGGCCGCAGCCAGCCGACATCGTCACCGCCATCGCGTTGCCGGTGCCCTCGCTGGTGATCAGCCAGCTGCTCGGGGTGCCCTACGAAGACGCCGAGATGTTCCAGCACCACGCCAATGTCGGGCTGGCGCGCTACGCGACCGGTGAGGACACCGTCAAGGGTGCGATGAGCCTGCACAAGTATCTGTGCCAACTGGTCGAAGCGAAGATGGACAACCCCGCCGAAGACGCGGTCTCCGACCTGGCCGAGCGGGTCAAGGCAGGCGAACTGAGCGTGAAAGAAGCCGCGCAGCTGGGCACCGGGCTGTTGATCGCCGGGCACGAGACCACCGCGAACATGCTCGGTCTCGGGGTGCTGGCGCTGCTGCGCAATCCCGACCAGCTGCCCGCGATCCGCGACGCCGAAGACCCCAAAATCGTGGCCAACGCGGTCGAGGAGTTGCTGCGCTACCTCAGCATCATTCAGAACGGCCAGCGGCGCGTCGCCGTCGAGGACATCCCGATCGCCGGCGAGGTGATCCGCGCCGGGGAGGGCATCATCATCGACCTGGCTCCGGCGAACTGGGACGCACATGCGTTCACCGACCCGGACCGGCTCTACCTGCACCGGTCCAACGCCGATCGCAATGTCGCCTTCGGATATGGCCGGCACCAGTGCGTCGGCCAGCAGCTCGCCCGGGCCGAAATGCAGATCGTCTTCCGCACCCTGTTCCAGCGGGTACCGACGCTTGAATTGGCGGTGCCGCTGGATGACATCCCGTTCAAGGACGACCGGCTCGCCTACGGCGTCTACGAACTGCCGGTCACCTGGTAA
- a CDS encoding enoyl-CoA hydratase, with protein MATHAGQKADRKAGKIIRYEKDVATRIATITFDRPEQLNAPTTAARRRYADLLHRASIDDDVKVVVIRGAGEDLGSGADLEEFMHAKNAANPDQLLAEFGLGADDVSYPPKGSFRHGATIGQWYANPNSGIRGLQDFKKISIVEAKGYCYGWHFYQAADADLVIASDDALFGHPSFRYYGWGPRMWWWAQTMGIRKFQEMVFTGRAFTAAEMYDCNFLNSVVPRDRLEAEVAKYAMACAHNRPTDTVFLQKTFFEVMKQFQGEYLGSVLSGVFESMGGGMRSDGGDFALDAAIAQGLGDAVKANDDRFPPEWRLSKKARKAAAGKKKR; from the coding sequence ATGGCCACGCACGCCGGTCAGAAAGCGGATCGCAAGGCGGGCAAGATCATCCGGTATGAAAAGGACGTCGCCACCCGCATCGCCACCATCACCTTCGACCGGCCCGAGCAGCTGAACGCGCCCACCACCGCCGCGCGGCGGCGCTACGCCGACCTGCTGCACCGCGCCAGCATCGACGACGACGTCAAGGTGGTGGTGATCCGTGGCGCGGGGGAGGATCTGGGCTCCGGTGCCGACCTCGAAGAATTCATGCACGCCAAGAACGCTGCCAACCCGGACCAACTGCTCGCCGAATTCGGTCTCGGCGCGGACGATGTCTCGTACCCGCCGAAGGGCAGCTTCCGGCACGGAGCCACCATCGGGCAGTGGTACGCTAACCCGAACTCGGGCATTCGCGGCCTGCAGGACTTCAAGAAGATCAGCATCGTGGAAGCCAAGGGCTACTGCTACGGATGGCACTTCTACCAGGCCGCCGACGCCGACCTGGTGATCGCCAGCGACGACGCGCTGTTCGGGCACCCCTCCTTCCGGTACTACGGGTGGGGTCCGCGCATGTGGTGGTGGGCGCAGACCATGGGCATCCGAAAGTTTCAGGAAATGGTATTCACCGGAAGGGCTTTCACCGCGGCCGAGATGTATGACTGCAATTTCCTCAACAGTGTGGTACCCCGCGATCGACTCGAGGCCGAGGTGGCCAAGTACGCGATGGCCTGCGCCCATAACCGGCCCACCGACACCGTCTTCCTGCAGAAGACCTTCTTCGAGGTGATGAAGCAGTTTCAGGGTGAGTATCTGGGCAGTGTGCTCAGCGGCGTGTTCGAATCAATGGGCGGTGGAATGCGTTCCGACGGGGGCGATTTCGCTCTGGACGCCGCTATCGCACAGGGTCTGGGCGATGCGGTCAAGGCCAACGACGACAGATTTCCGCCGGAGTGGCGGCTGAGCAAGAAGGCGCGCAAAGCCGCTGCCGGAAAGAAGAAGCGGTAG
- a CDS encoding short-chain dehydrogenase: MDGISSFEGRGAVITGGASGIGLATATEFARRGARLVLADVDGPGLEQAVTHLRGQGFDAHGVLCDVRHLEEVVHLADEAFRLLGQVDVVFSNAGIVVAGPIAEMTHEDWRWVIDIDLWGSIHSVEAFLPRLLDQGSGGHLVFTASFAGLVPNAGLGAYGVAKYGVVALAETLAREVKNNGIGVSVLCPMVIETKLVSNSERIRGADYGLASSPEVTGSFGPLPAQDDTVNVAEFARLTADAILANRLYVLPHEASRASIRRRFERIDRTFDEQVAEGWRH, from the coding sequence ATGGACGGAATTTCTAGCTTCGAGGGTCGTGGCGCGGTCATCACCGGCGGCGCCAGCGGTATCGGCTTGGCCACCGCCACCGAGTTCGCCCGCCGTGGCGCCCGGCTGGTCCTGGCCGACGTGGACGGGCCGGGGCTGGAGCAGGCCGTCACGCACCTGCGCGGACAGGGCTTCGACGCCCACGGCGTGCTGTGCGATGTCCGGCATCTCGAGGAGGTCGTGCATCTGGCCGACGAGGCGTTTCGGCTGCTCGGCCAGGTCGACGTGGTGTTCAGCAACGCCGGCATCGTGGTGGCGGGCCCCATTGCGGAGATGACGCACGAGGACTGGCGCTGGGTGATCGACATCGACCTGTGGGGCTCGATCCATTCCGTCGAGGCGTTCCTGCCGCGGTTGCTCGACCAGGGCAGCGGCGGTCACCTCGTCTTCACCGCGTCGTTCGCCGGGCTGGTGCCCAACGCCGGACTCGGTGCGTACGGCGTGGCTAAGTACGGCGTCGTCGCACTGGCCGAAACCCTGGCCCGCGAGGTGAAAAACAACGGCATCGGCGTCTCGGTGCTGTGCCCCATGGTGATCGAGACCAAGCTGGTGTCCAACTCCGAACGCATCCGCGGCGCCGATTACGGGCTGGCGTCTTCGCCTGAGGTGACCGGTTCATTCGGGCCGCTGCCCGCGCAGGACGACACCGTCAACGTCGCCGAGTTCGCCCGCCTCACCGCCGACGCGATCCTGGCCAACCGGCTGTACGTGCTGCCGCACGAGGCGTCCCGCGCCTCGATCCGCCGCCGCTTCGAGCGCATCGATCGCACCTTCGACGAACAGGTCGCCGAGGGCTGGCGGCACTGA
- a CDS encoding amidohydrolase, translated as MTSTLYPPKGFGAPKDRKGHALGSNVGLPAGTEVFSADNHISLASDIFYERFPEDLKDKAPRIWYEDGAYQVGRKGQSFLPGDFSAVLMQYDDLPGAASTNIEARIQELREDGVDKELAFPNAVLALFHYPDKKLRELTFRIYNEYIAELQERSHGHFYGAGLINWWDPEGTRKTLAELKSLGLKTFLLPLNPGKDDDGNIIDYGSTSMRPVWDEIEAAGLPITHHIGETPPKTPCQFNSVVVGMMINIDGFREQFAKYLFSGILDDHPGLRIGWFEGGIAWVPWALQDAEHLVASYQHMFNRPLQHDVRYYWDTHMSASFMVDPLGLELIDRIGVDKVMWSSDYPHNESTYGYSEKSLAAVVEAVGPERAARIVSGNISEFLGL; from the coding sequence ATGACAAGCACTTTGTATCCGCCGAAAGGCTTTGGCGCGCCGAAGGATCGCAAAGGCCACGCGCTGGGCAGCAACGTCGGATTGCCCGCCGGGACCGAAGTCTTCTCGGCGGACAATCACATCTCGCTGGCCTCCGACATCTTCTACGAGCGCTTCCCCGAAGACCTCAAGGACAAGGCGCCGCGAATCTGGTACGAGGACGGCGCCTACCAGGTCGGTCGCAAGGGCCAGTCGTTCCTGCCGGGTGACTTCAGTGCGGTGCTGATGCAATACGACGATCTGCCCGGAGCTGCCAGCACCAACATCGAGGCCCGCATCCAGGAGCTGCGCGAGGACGGTGTCGACAAAGAGCTCGCCTTCCCCAACGCGGTGCTGGCGCTGTTCCACTACCCGGACAAGAAACTTCGCGAGCTCACCTTCCGCATCTACAACGAGTACATCGCCGAGTTGCAGGAGCGCTCCCACGGCCACTTCTACGGTGCGGGGCTGATCAACTGGTGGGACCCGGAAGGTACCCGCAAAACGCTGGCCGAGCTGAAGTCATTGGGGCTCAAGACTTTCCTGCTCCCGCTGAACCCGGGCAAGGACGACGACGGAAACATCATCGACTACGGCAGCACCTCGATGCGGCCGGTGTGGGACGAGATCGAGGCCGCCGGGCTGCCGATCACGCACCACATCGGTGAGACCCCGCCGAAAACCCCGTGTCAGTTCAACAGCGTCGTCGTCGGCATGATGATCAACATCGACGGCTTCCGCGAGCAGTTCGCCAAGTACCTCTTCTCCGGAATCCTCGACGACCACCCGGGGCTGCGGATCGGCTGGTTCGAGGGCGGGATCGCCTGGGTGCCTTGGGCTCTGCAGGACGCCGAACATCTGGTGGCCTCGTACCAGCACATGTTCAACCGGCCATTGCAGCACGACGTGCGTTACTACTGGGACACCCACATGAGCGCCTCGTTCATGGTCGATCCGCTGGGCCTGGAGTTGATCGACCGGATCGGCGTCGACAAGGTGATGTGGTCCAGCGATTACCCGCACAACGAAAGCACCTACGGCTATTCGGAGAAGTCGCTGGCGGCCGTCGTCGAGGCCGTCGGACCCGAGCGGGCGGCCCGGATCGTCAGCGGCAACATCAGTGAATTCCTCGGCCTATGA